The DNA sequence AGGTCGGCCTGCGTCCTGGCCAGTTCCCGCAAGGCCTCCGAGGTGACCCGCAGGCGTGCGTCAGGGTGCCGCGCGAAGGTGCCGGTGCCGAGGCAGGGGGCGTCGAGCAGGACGCCATCGAGAGGGCGTGTCGGGGGGGAGGCCGCGTCGGCGATGACCAGAAATTCCCGTCCCGATCCCGACCGCCGCAGGTTCTCGCCGAGGCGGGTGGAGCGCCGCCGGCTTCGCTCAGCCGCCACCAGCATGCCGGCCGTGCGACCCAGTGCGATCGCCTTGCCGCCCGGGGCCGCGCAGGCGTCGAGCACCCGGCCGCCGCTGGGAAAGTCCGCGAACCGCGCCACCAGCGCCTGCGCCGCGTCCTGTACGAAGAAGGCGCCATCGGCGTATCCAGGGAGCTCGCCTGGCCGGGTGGTTTCCACCACGAGTCCCGCGCCGAACGGGGCGGCGTCATTCGCCACACCCGCGGCGTCGAGGCGTTCACGCAGCGTGGTGAGGTCCTCCCGTGCCGCCTGCAGCACCAGCGGCGGGCGCCCGTTGTTCCAGCGGAGCAGCGCCTCGGTGTCCGCGGCGCCGAAGCGTGCGACCCAGCCGGCCACCAGCCATTCCGGGTGGCTGTGCGCGCGCGCGAGCGAGGCGACCGGATCGGCGGAGGCGACGGCCGGTGCCGGCGTTGCTTCCCGGCCGAGACGCCGGAGCACCGCGTTGACGAAACCCGCTGGGGCCTTGCCGGCGATTTCCCGCGCGAGGTCGACGGAGGTGCTAACCGCCGCGTGGGGCGGGACCCGGTCGAGGTGGATCAGCTGATAGGCGCCGACGCGGAGCAGGTCGCGGAGGGGAGGGGAGACGGAGTCCCAGCCGAGCCTGATGAGGCGGGCGAGGCGGTCGTCGAGGGAGTCCTGGGTGCGGAGCACACCGCCCGCGAGTTCGTGGGCGAGCCGGCGATCGGCGTCACCCAGCCCTTCAATGGCGCCGCTCAGGGCGGCATCGAAGGGCCGGCCGTCGCGCACGTCGCGGAGAATCGTGAGGGCGGCGCGCCGCGCGTCGACGCCGACGGGCTCGGTCAGCGCAGCATCCCCGAGGTCGGACTGGAGG is a window from the Gemmatimonadales bacterium genome containing:
- the rsmB gene encoding 16S rRNA (cytosine(967)-C(5))-methyltransferase RsmB, whose amino-acid sequence is MAGRADAPPRDRRPLQSDLGDAALTEPVGVDARRAALTILRDVRDGRPFDAALSGAIEGLGDADRRLAHELAGGVLRTQDSLDDRLARLIRLGWDSVSPPLRDLLRVGAYQLIHLDRVPPHAAVSTSVDLAREIAGKAPAGFVNAVLRRLGREATPAPAVASADPVASLARAHSHPEWLVAGWVARFGAADTEALLRWNNGRPPLVLQAAREDLTTLRERLDAAGVANDAAPFGAGLVVETTRPGELPGYADGAFFVQDAAQALVARFADFPSGGRVLDACAAPGGKAIALGRTAGMLVAAERSRRRSTRLGENLRRSGSGREFLVIADAASPPTRPLDGVLLDAPCLGTGTFARHPDARLRVTSEALRELARTQADLLEGAAGAVRPGGLLVYATCSLEPEENEEQVARFLAAHPEFQREPSRTVPEECLSEAGDLTLLPHRHGTDGAFAARLRRAS